In the Pseudanabaena sp. PCC 7367 genome, one interval contains:
- the cobA gene encoding uroporphyrinogen-III C-methyltransferase yields MTSGKVYIVGAGVGGIDYLTVKAQRLISQAEAIVYDALIDESLLALTPVSCDRHYVGKRGGQLSIKQPEINNLLVKLCQQGKQVVRLKSGDPFIFGRAVPELEALRANNCEYEIVPGISSAIAASLFSGIPLTDAKLSPCFAVLTAHDLENLPWPALAEIPTLAILMGTRGLQGENPPLLAKLRQGKSADTPIAVVQWCGSHAPEQQQKIWLGTLTDIQSKLPDYALSPAVILVGEVVRYHDRLSWFRPGQMERHNKALTGITVMVTRATGQSSQFSQMLIDTGARVVEMPTLAILPPDSWADLDRAIANLDRYDWLILTSANGVYSFFERLHHAQKDSRALTNVKVAVVGKKTAVALTQNGIMPDFIPPNYVADDLAANFPSVKNLNILFPRVQSGGREVLIEELTAKGAKVDAIAAYESGLPPERDPQALAAIKNGNIDVITFASSKTVRNFCEILAQESNEWQKWLAGVTIASIGPQTSATCYEFLGRVEIEAMEYTLDGLIEAIANYYESPHTNF; encoded by the coding sequence ATGACTAGCGGCAAAGTCTACATAGTTGGTGCAGGCGTAGGCGGGATCGACTACCTCACCGTCAAAGCGCAGCGACTGATCAGTCAAGCGGAAGCGATCGTCTATGATGCTCTGATCGACGAGTCATTGCTAGCACTAACGCCCGTCAGTTGCGATCGGCACTATGTCGGCAAGCGCGGCGGTCAACTCAGTATCAAGCAACCAGAAATCAATAATTTACTAGTAAAACTTTGTCAGCAAGGAAAGCAAGTAGTTCGGCTCAAAAGCGGCGATCCCTTCATTTTTGGGCGGGCGGTGCCGGAGCTTGAAGCCTTAAGGGCAAATAATTGTGAATATGAGATCGTACCAGGAATTTCCAGTGCGATCGCGGCCTCACTCTTTTCCGGTATTCCCCTCACCGATGCCAAACTCAGCCCTTGTTTTGCTGTTCTGACTGCCCATGATCTCGAAAATCTACCGTGGCCAGCACTAGCCGAAATCCCAACCCTGGCGATCCTGATGGGGACCAGGGGCTTACAGGGTGAAAATCCCCCACTTTTAGCCAAGCTAAGGCAGGGCAAATCAGCCGATACACCGATCGCGGTGGTGCAATGGTGCGGTAGCCATGCCCCAGAGCAACAACAAAAAATTTGGTTAGGTACCCTCACCGACATACAATCGAAGTTACCCGATTACGCCCTTTCGCCTGCGGTGATCCTGGTGGGGGAAGTGGTCAGGTATCACGATCGATTGAGTTGGTTTAGGCCAGGGCAAATGGAGAGGCATAATAAAGCGCTTACTGGCATAACTGTGATGGTGACCAGAGCTACAGGGCAATCGAGCCAGTTTAGTCAAATGCTGATAGATACTGGTGCACGGGTGGTGGAAATGCCAACCCTGGCGATCCTGCCGCCGGATAGTTGGGCAGATTTGGATCGGGCGATCGCAAACCTAGATCGTTACGATTGGTTGATTCTTACCTCTGCCAATGGCGTGTATAGTTTCTTTGAGCGATTGCACCATGCCCAAAAAGATAGTCGGGCGTTGACCAATGTCAAAGTTGCCGTGGTTGGCAAAAAAACAGCGGTAGCACTCACCCAGAATGGCATCATGCCAGATTTTATCCCGCCTAACTATGTGGCAGATGACCTGGCCGCAAATTTCCCTTCGGTCAAAAATTTAAATATCTTGTTCCCCAGGGTGCAAAGTGGCGGGCGCGAAGTCTTAATTGAAGAATTAACTGCCAAAGGGGCAAAGGTGGATGCGATCGCGGCCTATGAATCGGGTTTACCGCCTGAGCGCGATCCTCAAGCATTGGCTGCAATTAAGAACGGTAATATAGATGTGATTACCTTTGCCAGTTCTAAAACAGTGCGAAACTTTTGTGAGATCCTGGCTCAGGAAAGTAACGAATGGCAAAAATGGTTAGCAGGAGTCACGATCGCTTCGATCGGACCCCAAACTTCGGCCACCTGTTATGAATTTCTGGGACGGGTAGAAATTGAAGCAATGGAATATACCCTAGATGGCTTGATTGAGGCGATCGCCAATTATTACGAATCGCCCCATACTAATTTCTAG
- a CDS encoding NAD(P)/FAD-dependent oxidoreductase yields MQKHYFIIGAGVAGITAAEQLRRGDAEASITVINGEDYPFYRRLSLSTYLQGQTTLEALTVKQPEDYEALNVTVLQDRVAQIKPNENTLVMASGETHNYDGLIIATGGSAIKPPIPGIDLNGVRLGYWDMKDTLWYEEIAKANNGNDAVVIGGGVLGLELADCFNQAGLKVTIVQLGATLGEPLTDEVSGEILLNRVKESGAECRIGVMAKEILGDENGNVRAVVTSAGEEIPAKAVGICIGIRPNVAFLQDSGIELVNGCIGVDGYLKTNFDNIFAAGDCTWVSSGNMVGYRPNRTWQVATNQGTIAAMNLQGMQHPYDEGLFYNAGVLYDLPYTMLGNFNPDPNDESCQVHTYDTAGDPFAHFKLTVSEGRLVGAMLLGRQRRTNILRKIMEGNFIITGHEHELMDKKFKPKDLPVADIQTAGDADVEAKLAAYASKG; encoded by the coding sequence ATGCAAAAGCATTATTTTATTATCGGGGCAGGTGTCGCTGGGATCACTGCCGCCGAGCAACTGCGTCGGGGTGATGCCGAAGCAAGCATTACGGTGATTAATGGCGAAGATTATCCTTTCTATCGTCGCCTTTCTTTGTCCACCTATCTACAAGGACAAACCACCCTTGAGGCCTTAACTGTTAAACAGCCAGAAGATTATGAAGCCTTGAATGTGACGGTGTTGCAAGATCGCGTTGCTCAGATTAAGCCCAATGAAAATACCTTAGTAATGGCCAGTGGTGAGACCCACAACTATGATGGGTTGATCATTGCTACTGGTGGTAGTGCGATCAAGCCGCCGATCCCAGGCATCGATCTCAATGGCGTGCGTCTCGGCTACTGGGATATGAAAGATACACTCTGGTATGAAGAAATAGCCAAAGCAAATAATGGTAATGATGCGGTGGTGATCGGTGGCGGGGTGCTGGGTCTAGAGCTAGCCGATTGCTTCAATCAAGCTGGTTTGAAGGTGACGATCGTGCAGCTTGGCGCTACCCTGGGTGAGCCTTTGACCGATGAAGTATCCGGTGAAATCCTGCTCAATCGGGTCAAGGAAAGCGGTGCAGAATGCCGGATCGGCGTGATGGCCAAAGAAATCCTCGGTGATGAAAATGGTAATGTCCGTGCCGTGGTAACCAGTGCTGGCGAAGAAATCCCCGCCAAAGCAGTCGGCATCTGTATTGGGATTCGTCCTAATGTGGCTTTCTTGCAGGATTCTGGCATTGAGCTGGTCAATGGTTGCATTGGTGTGGATGGTTATCTAAAAACCAATTTTGATAACATCTTTGCGGCGGGCGATTGCACCTGGGTCAGTTCTGGCAATATGGTGGGCTATCGACCTAATCGCACCTGGCAGGTGGCCACTAATCAGGGCACGATCGCGGCGATGAATTTGCAGGGAATGCAGCATCCCTATGATGAAGGGCTATTCTACAATGCAGGCGTGCTCTATGATTTGCCCTACACGATGCTGGGCAATTTTAACCCCGATCCCAATGATGAGTCCTGTCAGGTGCATACCTATGACACCGCTGGCGATCCGTTTGCCCACTTTAAGCTGACGGTTTCGGAAGGCCGCTTGGTGGGGGCGATGCTGCTGGGTAGACAACGCCGCACTAATATTCTGCGCAAGATCATGGAAGGTAATTTCATTATTACTGGTCATGAGCATGAGCTGATGGATAAGAAATTCAAGCCGAAGGATCTGCCGGTGGCGGATATTCAGACGGCTGGTGATGCGGATGTGGAAGCAAAACTTGCGGCTTACGCCAGTAAGGGGTAA